One window of Deltaproteobacteria bacterium genomic DNA carries:
- a CDS encoding Zn-dependent alcohol dehydrogenase, translated as MRAAVYHGSGRPVAIEDVRVKDPGAGEVRVAIKAAGLCHSDLSVVDGSIPYPTPVVLGHEGAGIVEAVGPGVTAVKEGDAVVLSTLAHCGRCAACETGRATECRNAPNPKDTQPFTVNGRPAYQFANASAFAERTVVREQSAIPVDPRVPFDRAALIGCGIMTGVGAVVNRAKVETGATMAVFGLGGIGLSCVQGGVLAGASRIVAVDVVSEKLTLARRLGATHTIDASRDDPVAAIKDLTGGGADYTFEAVGSLAVIKQALEALGPGGALTIVGVPKLGSSLEFVVHALYQNKAILGCRYGTARPRRDFPLLADLYLGGRLKIDELITQRYALEELPRALEDLQQGRLARGVFLLDRAA; from the coding sequence ATGCGCGCCGCCGTCTACCATGGAAGCGGCCGTCCAGTTGCGATCGAGGACGTGCGCGTCAAGGACCCGGGCGCCGGCGAGGTCCGTGTCGCGATCAAGGCGGCGGGGCTCTGCCACTCGGACTTGAGCGTGGTCGACGGTTCGATTCCCTATCCGACACCGGTCGTCCTCGGCCACGAGGGGGCGGGGATCGTCGAGGCCGTCGGCCCGGGTGTCACCGCCGTCAAGGAGGGCGACGCGGTCGTCCTCTCGACCCTCGCGCACTGCGGCCGCTGCGCCGCCTGCGAGACGGGGCGCGCCACCGAGTGCCGCAACGCGCCGAACCCCAAGGACACCCAGCCGTTCACCGTGAACGGCCGGCCCGCCTACCAGTTCGCCAACGCGTCGGCCTTCGCCGAGCGGACCGTGGTCCGCGAGCAGAGCGCCATCCCGGTCGACCCGCGCGTGCCGTTCGACCGCGCGGCGCTCATCGGCTGCGGGATCATGACGGGCGTCGGCGCGGTCGTGAACCGGGCGAAGGTCGAGACCGGCGCGACGATGGCGGTCTTCGGTCTGGGCGGCATCGGTCTCAGCTGCGTCCAGGGCGGCGTGCTCGCGGGTGCGTCCAGGATCGTCGCCGTCGACGTCGTGTCCGAGAAGCTCACCCTCGCGCGCCGGCTCGGCGCGACGCACACGATCGACGCCTCGCGCGACGATCCCGTCGCGGCGATCAAGGACCTGACGGGCGGCGGCGCCGACTACACGTTCGAGGCCGTCGGCAGCCTCGCCGTCATCAAGCAGGCGCTCGAGGCGCTCGGGCCCGGCGGCGCGCTCACCATCGTCGGCGTCCCGAAGCTCGGCTCGAGCCTCGAGTTCGTCGTCCACGCCCTCTACCAGAACAAGGCGATCCTCGGCTGCCGCTACGGCACGGCGCGACCGCGCCGCGATTTTCCGCTCCTCGCCGACCTCTACCTCGGCGGGCGGCTCAAGATCGACGAGCTCATCACGCAGCGCTACGCGCTCGAGGAGCTGCCGCGGGCGCTCGAGGACCTCCAGCAGGGACGCCTGGCGCGCGGCGTCTTCCTCCTCGACCG